One window from the genome of Malus domestica chromosome 01, GDT2T_hap1 encodes:
- the LOC139193932 gene encoding protein NODULATION SIGNALING PATHWAY 2-like, translated as MDAKNAFLHGELQEDAYMQPPSCYNGIKGNMVCKLHKAIYGLKQSPKAWYDKLSSVLENVGFLQSNVDSSLFVRTGTSGKLVVLIYVDDLIITGDNATKIEALKLSLRQTFAIKDPGNLNGYTDADWAGNALYRKSIMGYCTFVGGNLVTWNRKKQHVIARFSAEAEYRAMMLQELSPYLKFVHFTANQAILEATHGVNEIHVIDFDIMEGSQWPSLMVDLATKGGPAASLRVIAFTVDDQQLLTKPE; from the exons ATGGATGCgaagaatgctttccttcacgGAGAGTTACAAGAAGATGCGTACATGCAGCCTCCTTCATGTTATAATGGTATTAAAGGCAACATGGTTTGTAAACTACACAAGGCCatctatggattgaaacaatccccCAAAGCTTGGTATGACAAGCTCAGCTCAGTTCTAGAGAATGTTGGATTCCTACAAAGTAATGTTGACTCCTCATTGTTTGTAAGAACTGGCACTAGTGGGAAATTGGTGGTGcttatctatgtggatgatctcATCATCACAGGAGATAATGCTACTAAAATTGAGGCACTAAAACTCTCACTACGCCAAACCTTTGCAATCAAAGACCCGGGAAACCTGAA TGGCTAcactgatgcagattgggcagggaATGCACTTTATAGGAAATCTATCATGGGCTATTGCACGTTTGTTGGTGGAAATCTTGTCACTTGGAATCGTAAGAAGCAACATGTCATTGCTCGTTTTAGCGCAGAGGCTGAATATCGAGCCATG ATGCTCCAGGAGCTCTCTCCTTACCTCAAATTTGTGCATTTCACGGCCAACCAGGCAATTCTCGAGGCCACGCATGGTGTTAATGAAATTCATGTCATTGACTTTGACATCATGGAAGGGAGCCAGTGGCCTTCGTTGATGGTTGACCTTGCAACGAAAGGCGGCCCTGCAGCTTCCCTCAGAGTAATAGCCTTCACAGTGGACGACCAGCAACTGCTCACCAAGCCAGAATAA